A single region of the Maniola jurtina chromosome 21, ilManJurt1.1, whole genome shotgun sequence genome encodes:
- the LOC123876543 gene encoding collagen alpha-2(I) chain-like has protein sequence MLNFTDGPEGQGQNNVQNYRPPIGDGQLSEIAGGAQNAFPLGQGALNPRNPSNSINAPLGQELSLPGGGGAQSGQLLGQIVTLPGNEQSNIPLELPSLPGNVQSIPPNLLGTLQNLQQADPNNLQNSLPLGEVSSIAGNVPSIAGIPGGSLASKPTSAIQNSLPAAGQLSNIPGVGGQNNLPGVGQLSNFPGSGVQNNLPGIGQLSNIPGSSVQNSNSGSQDGNIGSQSGNAGSQTGNNGNTGQSNDLRELIRLLTTIIQNRNSDNSGSQNGNSGSQNGNSGSQNGNSGSQNGNSGSQGPSNDNALPLGNDNGVTGGENILARGAVGNGGSQRNNGTAGLQGGYNGNNGQMNNNFWVPMVNWENMPNGVGPDLDKVNVERPCHASFEECVKQYFVQHAHCKLSYDRVPEPLVRPVSTTYLARVNLTLSASDVIYSGLNGNIEEFYVNKETDKLVITIRFRNVTYYSKDTFYTFHRRGREPVVNVDYLFANFRSLTTTTVIPYIDDLKLDRSTTHAFVDDANPRFNFGPWAFVNSDRSVRETLPTLMADMRTNVQEFFLTEAAFFAVTYIQRNLCDFGFKIL, from the exons atgttaaattttacaGATGGGCCTGAAGGTCAAGGGCAAAACAATGTTCAAAATTATA gaCCACCTATAGGAGACGGACAACTTTCTGAAATTGCCGGTGGTGCTCAAAATG CTTTTCCACTCGGACAAGGCGCGCTTAATCCACGTAATCCTTCTAATTCCATAAATG CTCCATTAGGACAAGAACTTTCTCTACCTGGAGGTGGAGGGGCCCAGAGTG GTCAGCTGTTAGGACAAATTGTAACACTGCCTGGCAATGAACAAAGTA ATATACCATTAGAACTGCCTTCACTACCTGGCAATGTTCAGAGCA taCCACCAAATCTTCTCGGCACTCTCCAAAATc tTCAACAAGCTGATCCAAACAATCTCCAAAACA GTTTACCTTTGGGCGAAGTTTCAAGCATTGCTGGTAATGTTCCAAGTA TTGCTGGAATACCAGGAGGAAGTTTGGCAAGTAAACCTACCAGCGCGATCCAAAATT CTTTACCAGCAGCAGGACAGTTATCAAACATACCCGGCGTCGGTGGTCAAAATA ATTTACCGGGAGTTGGACAGTTATCAAATTTTCCTGGCAGTGGTGTTCAGAATA aTTTACCGGGAATAGGACAGTTATCTAATATTCCCGGCAGTAGTGTTCAGAATA GCAACTCTGGATCTCAGGATGGCAATATTGGATCACAGAGTGGAAACGCTGGATCACAAACTGGCAATAATGGCAACACCGGTCAAAGTA ATGATTTGAGAGAATTAATACGTCTTCTCACCACTATAATACAAAACCGTAATTCAGACAACTCTGGATCACAGAACGGCAACAGTGGATCACAGAACGGCAACAGTGGATCACAGAACGGCAACAGTGGATCACAGAATGGCAACAGTGGATCACAAGGTCCTAGTAATGACAACGCTTTACCACTAGGTAACGATAACGGAGTTACTGGTGGCGAAAACA TTTTAGCTAGAGGTGCAGTAGGTAACGGTGGATCACAAAGAAATAATGGCACAGCTGGATTACAGGGTGGATATAATGGCAATAATGGTCAAATGA ATAATAACTTCTGGGTCCCAATGGTCAATTGGGAAAATATGCCTAATGGTGTAGGTCCAGATC TTGACAAAGTAAACGTCGAAAGACCTTGCCACGCTTCGTTTGAGGAGTGCGTCAAACAGTATTTCGTACAGCACGCTCATTGCAAGCTATCTTACGACCGTGTACCAGAGCCCTTGGTCAGACCTGTCTCTACGACGTATCTTGCAAGAGTCAACCTGACTTTGAGTGCCTCTGATGTTATATACTCTGGTCTCAATGGAAATATTGAGGAGTTCTA CGTGAACAAAGAAACTGACAAACTGGTGATCACCATTCGGTTCAGGAACGTGACATATTACTCCAAAGACACCTTCTACACTTTCCACCGTCGTGGCAGGGAGCCTGTGGTTAACGTGGACTACCTATTCGCTAACTTtc GATCGTTGACTACAACTACAGTTATACCATACATCGACGACCTGAAGTTGGACAGAAGCACGACGCATGCATTCGTTGACGACGCAAATCCTAGATTCAACTTCGGACCCTGGGCATTCGTCAATTCAG ATCGAAGTGTGCGAGAGACACTACCAACACTGATGGCCGACATGCGCACAAACGTTCAAGAATTCTTCTTAACCGAAGCAGCATTCTTTGCTGTCACCTATATACAGCGTAACCTTTGTGATTTTGGTTTCAAAATACTATAA